The Apium graveolens cultivar Ventura chromosome 3, ASM990537v1, whole genome shotgun sequence sequence TTGTTGACAGTTTCGTTCCTCAACTCCCtatgatttatttttatcaaaCAGCAGATGCTTAACTTTTACATGTGTCTTTCTGTTGATTTAAGTTATATAAGGCTTAACAATCTTACTGCAGCGCTGTTTGTAAATCTTTACCCAAATTTCTTGTAATTATCACGGCATACTGGCATGGACAATTTAATCTATATGTTGTAATATAAAAAGTTGGTCATTTTACTTGTACAAGAATGACAGGAATAACAATTGTTTTAACTAAGATTGAGAATAATAAAAATTTCCGTAAGTATCTGCTGATTTAAATGATTGGGATACACTTTTACAAAATGGGACAACAATAacaattttttaaataaaattgaCAACAATAACAATTTCCTTATGTACCGGCTAGTTTTGATGATTGGAATACGCATTTACAAAATGGGTATTCCGTTTATATAAGATGTATTAATTTTTTAAGTATAAGCAGCTGCCAAATGGGTATACCATTAAGTGGGTATCGCTTTATATGCGATGCATTATTTTTTTTAGAATGCGCATATGTCAAATGGTtattccatatgggatactcctTTCACAAATGTGTATccttttaaatatttaaatagaaataaaaaaattcaagatACCCCATTCCAAAATGCATAACATCAGTACCCCTTTAGAAAATGCGTATTCAAATTGTAAATGTCGGTCGCATACTATAATATCGGTAATTTTATTACCCCAATCTGAAAAATGGTTACATACCTGGCCTTCATCCTTCACTTGCCACCTTTAGCTTATTCGGTTATTTTATATTATATGTGGGTTGTGCATTTGCCTTGATTcttatatttattataaattttaacTATTAATAACTTCCCTCGTGATATAGTCCTCATGTTGTGTCCAGGTTTGTACGGGAGCAAAGAGTGTACAACAGTCAAAATTGGCTGCAAGGAAGGTCGGCAATTTATCATGAATTTTGATTTTATATCTGCTTTTTACTATGGTCTTAGAACTTGAGTTACTATGGGACATTTATCGGGTTTGGTCTGTTAAAATCTTTAAAACCCAATAATGAGAATCTTTGTTATATATATGTGATTTTTAACATCCAAGACTTAGTAAATAAATACTTACGAGATGTTCATATAACATTTATATTTGATGTCCAGTATGCACGAATTGTTCAAAAGGTTGGATTTTCTGCCAAATTCAAGGTATCCCTTCTCTTGGACAATTACAGTATCCATTTTAGAAACTTATTGTTATCTTAATGGCTTTTAATATTATGTTCCATTGATATGCCAGGACTTTAAGATACAAAACATTGTTGGTTCTTGTGATGTGAAATTTCCCATCAGACTTGAAGCTTTAGCATATTCCCATGGTGCCTTTTCAAGTGTATGTCTGAGCTGTTGTCTGGCTTTCTTAACCATGGAAATTAAAAATAGATGCTGCAATTTTTAGTGCTAATTGTGTTTATGTGTTTGCAGTATGAACCAGAATTGTTTCCTGGTCTAATATATCGGATGAGACAACCCAAGATTGTCCTCCTCATCTTTGTATCAGGAAAAATTGTAATTACCGGAGCAAAGGTGATGCAGGCTGCCATAAACATTTACTTATAAACTTTTTGTTACCTTTAAAGGCTTACAGTCTTTCGAATGGCTCATGCACAGGTGAGAGAAGAAATTTATACAGCATTTGAGAATATATACCCTGTTCTTACAGAGTTCAGGAGGAATTCGCAGCAGTGGTATGCAATATATTTCTTTCTTGTTATTTTCTTAATGGAAGTGCAACTATCTTTCTTATTATGTAATGTGTGTTTGTGCTTGGAGTCTTATTAAATTTTCCGTTGCCTGTGTTTGCAGACTTGTGCAGATTTGTGCTTGATGAAGAATCAACTTGATATATCAACTTGATACTGAAGAGCTTTCAACTACATGTACCCGGGCTCTAATAAGACTGCTATAAGAATTGACATGGCTGGGTTAGAGTTTTTTTTATGTAATGAATAATGATTCTGAATAATTAAGACatatggttttggttttttatgTGATACAGTTACATAGACAATCTATATACAAGTGGAAAAGCATTTAAATTTTGGGGGCCATTGTTTATGGTATATTAGTTCGATTAACAAGATTTTATTGTTAATTTCATGTGTTTGTTTTCGGTTTAAGATTTTAATATGTTGGATGATAATTCATTGTGATTTACCGAGTCACTTATTTACAGTGCGGTGTTGTTTGTTGGATCATAAGTTTTTGTCATTTTCCGAGTAACTTACTCCCCAATGTGTCTGGTTAAAGAGTACAAGCCCTGAACTTAATCTGAAGTTGCATGTCATGCTGGTTAGTTTTGAGCTACAAATGGCAAATCATCCCTTTAGTTCATTCGAAATGTCTTTTTTTTGCTAATTGAAATGTGTTTTTTTTATGTTGATAAAAATATTATTTGCCCTACCATGTTCTTAGTTTTACTGGGACAACTAGTCTGtacagtatatatatattagtagATTGCCTTGGTTATATTGTTTCGTCATCTCGAAAGAGCTAATTCCGCAACTTATTACTTGCTCTTGCTTGCCCTTCTTTCGATAAGTGTCCTATATTTTTGTTCTTTTTGCTGAATATGTATCTTATATTTACATTAGTGGTAAATCTCCGGACAATTTAGTAAAAGAAGATCAGTTTAGGTAAAAGTGTTGTAAGTACGAGGATATAAGCTTCTTTAAGTTCTCTAGACCGTAAGAAGTTGATAGTAAGATAATTACATTTGAGCAAACACTATTGTTGCATAAAATTTGAGCAACCGTGTACATGTAGATGTAGTTTCGAAAAGCTACCATATCTAAAATATTATGTGAATATAAATGTCTGTGTTATCCTACCAAAAAAGAGATTTACATAAAAAATGTGAAGACGGATAAGAATAGCAAAGCCACCAGAAACGGGCGACTTCCAGAAGACCGTGATAACAATATCTGAATCGGAAAACTGCATTGGCCTTGTGATAAATTCTGTGTAGTCACAGCAGCCAAACCTTGAAAATTGCAGCTCAAATTCCCTTGATTCTGTACCTGAAAGTAGGCATTAAATGCGTATGATGCATTTCCATAAGCATCCAAGCCATTACAAGATGACCCGTAACCAAGGGTCGTACAATCAGAAAATGTGCAGGCATAATCGATATTCTCAGCAAGTTTACTCAAATCTTTAGCATTTGGATTGAACACGCACCATCTCTTTGGTAGATACTGCACATTTTGTGCAGGAACGACAAGCTTGTTCTGTCCTTTTCCCGAAAAATCCATTCCAAATTTTGGTTGTCCGTCATACTTAAAAATTCCCCAGTGACGCTCAAAGTTACCAGGAGCTATGCTCTTGATATCTTCATCAATTAGTCCAAACAAGTAGACTTCTACAAATCCAGGTCGAAGAGGTGTGCCTTTATTAGTTCCAAGCTTTGGTAAAAGGCCATTGTAGAATCGGTATGCATTGTTCATATTAGCATTCTTGTCACCGTCGGTGGGCCATCCAACCTCGCCTACGATAATTGCCATGTCAGCATATCCGGCAGCTTTCAAGGCAGAGACCAGAGTGTCAAAATTTGCGTCAAAGACGTTTTGGTAGGCGATCCCATTATTCACAAATTTAAtcttcaaactgattgagttcatcttggATGGAAATCACTCAATCTGGATCTCCAAGAGCTTCGCTGCTTCCTTTGGTTCCATTTGTGATAGAAAACCAGAATCAATTCAATTGTTTGCAGCAACTCTTCTAACCCTTACTCCAGTATTAGAAATACTAAGTACCACATTCCAAAAATGGTCTTTACTCCATTCTTTACGTCTTGATAGACTAGCTCTTGGCGACTCAGCATTTCCAGAATTAAGTTGAGTCTGACTAGTAGATGGTCATTAaacaacggtctcgcttaaaacccacaaccttacaagttcaatgaactcgcttttgacaaaatcgctccatgtcagaaataaagaagattagtattttattccgtgtttcataaacacgagaatctcataatcgtttgttcattttaaaatcttgaatcattacaaattttatcttgtttagcaagaatgcatgggtgtcgtatctaatacatacatccttaatctaattaagcatgcatcattaaactactctacacatacattcatcatatgagcatatatatgtaaagtgcaataaagtaaacgtggttggttatggcttatcctatgtgatctttatcaagctattgacaaagatctaggtcaatctatggtgaaaaataaatacaagctaactacTACATGTCTACTTTCTTGAGTTGTCTCTtccttgtattgcttccttggatggcatccatgtgagattacccttccttgatatgaaatctttatgtcttcatgtacattacaagaatgaaatataaaaactaatctTAAGAACTTataagaagaactcgagttacattcgagatctataattacaaaatcaaacgacatgcaagccgtattaaaaaaaaacaaaaccattaacctaaggtcataagctataaccatccaccatgatcaattaacacataagaatatgttaaaacacataatctaatcttaacatatcatacccatcatgatctagTCACAAAAAAAAATCtggaaaaattcagaaaagtaagAATTCTGAAAACATTAAATCGCTGTTTAtaggcagtaaacgacgtcaaacgccttacagaagAGTCCATGATAGCTTTAGCTATTTGTTTTGTTCAGACACTCGATTCCGTATCGAAAAGGGTATTCGTTCGcgaaaatcggacaccagacccagattttaGAAGATCTGCAACATCTGATTTAGAATCCATATCTAATACGATTCTCATTataagaacaaacataaatcatatatatCAGTATAcgtacagattatataatcatcataaaattatacaactcacatgaatatcgtATATTCAAATCATGCATATACAATCATATTGTATCAACATCAAAACATGGCAAATCCTTGTGGTTGTTAATGGCCTCACAAGCTAAAAAATAAACATTGAATTCCATTAGTGATTAAGACATAACATGATATAAAGAAAAAGACGAAGAAAAATGCGAGTGAAATTACCCCTATCAGAGGCCTGAGAAAGGCCAACTTTCTAGAGAGAAAACTCCTCTAGGGGAGTCCAGGTGTCTGTTTGGTCGTTATCCGCAATAAGGGCTTGGTAAGCGGCCTCCTCCTCAACAGTTAGCCTAATGCTAGCTGGGCTACCATCAACTACCTTGCAAAAGGGACAACGAAATAAGCCGGCCCAATCGCCTCCGGCCCAGGTTAGCCTAAAAAATTCAACTCTTCACTTTGGGTTGTTCTCAACAATGTAGTTGCTATCAAAAATATGGGGACACTTGGGCCTTTGACGGATAAAAAGCCAGCCCGGTTGAGTTAAAAGactattataaaatttaaaaaaatttctaaaagGGGGCACTGAAAGGGGAAAATTATTCTTAAGGCACAAAACCATAAAATATATGATATTCCTCCATGCAATTAGAGGGAGTTGACATGGGTTTACTTGAACATCTGCGAGGAGGCGAGGGATAAATTCATGAAAGGGGAACCTAAGGCCGACAACTATGGCACCCCGATAAATAAAAAGAGTATCCCCTTCCCAATTGCAAGTTCTATCTCCTGGGGTGGCCGGAGTAATCCTAAGGTAAGGAGGAATTTATAGAGGGAGTTATAACTCTCTATTCTACCATCTACTTCATGGAATATGTTACCGTGATTATAAGAATCTAACTCACCAAgggaaggatattcatcccccctagtgttaattaTGTCAACTAAAGATGAGTATGAAGAACGAATCTGAATGAGGGTACCTCGTTTGGAAGTATTCATCTTCGCAAGTCTGGCAAGGTCTCGATCCACCATTGATATTCTTGGGAAGATGGCTTGAAATTCAAAAAATGGTTGAAGGTGGTGAAGCGACAGTGGCAAAGAACACCGGAAATTGCCTTCCTAAGAGAGAAACTAGAGAGATTTGATAGAGAGTTTTTGACTAATGAGTGAAATGAGAAACTCAAGTTCATTCTATTCTTATATAGCACAGGAAATGGGAGATTAAACGACGAAAGCCCATAAAGGTAAGGCCCAATTAAGGGAAGGTCCAGGAAAATGAAGAGTCTGAAACAATCTAAAAGGTTCGAGGTAAGCCGAAAGAGGATAGTTCGATCAGAGTCATGATCGATTAAAGAAGAATCTTGGTCGAATTTTTATTCGGCGTGGATGGTAAAAAGTACtatagttcgatcagaatcctgatcgattaaggcagaatcctggtcgaaattttcATCGACCAGGGGCAAAATTGGCCAGAATTCGATCAGATTCCTGGTCGATTAAGGCAGAAGCCTGGTCAAAATTTTCATCGATCGGGGGGCAAAATTGGTCAGAATTCGATCAGATTCCTGGTCGATTAAGGCAGAATCTTGGTCAAAATTTTCATCGACTGGGGAGGCAAAATTGGCCAAAattcgactagaatcctggtcaaAATCGACCAGGAATCCTGGTCAAAATTTTTATCGACTAGGGGGACAAAATTGGCCAAAATTCAACCAGAATCCTAGTCAAAATCGACCAGGAATACTGGTCGATTAAagtagaatcctggtcgaaattttcATCGATCAGGAGGGCAAAATTGACCGAAAGTCAACCAGAAACCTggtcgaaatcgatcaggattcctggtTGATTAGGGCAGAATCATGataaaaaattccagaaaataagaaaaaattccagaaaaataaggaaaaaatccagaaaattgaaagaaaattctataaaataaagaaaaattccaaaaaatgaggaaaaattaaaggaaaattccagaaaataaggaaaaattctagaaaatgagGAAAATTGAATGATaattccagaaaatgaggaaAATGAGGAAAAATTCAATAAAAATAAGGAAACATTCCGGAAATCTAGGGCAAATTCCTGGAAAATACCAGAAAACTATTAAAAAATAGGAATAAGGTAAGGAAAATGATAAGGAGTTTTAAAAATACCTTGAAGCCACgaacaaggcaaatcgttgtaaatgtgtaggtcgctccacactttacgcagagaacgataccctgtaagggattaaatgaacttaactttcaCAAAATCTTTTATaatttcccagaagttggggggaaaataatagagagaaaaataaaccatggcTGTgcaattaatgttgcattaattatgCCCGTGTTGGGTCAACAATAAAGCCCATTATAAAGGGCCCAAAACCTTGAATATTAATTATTTTCGTAATTAGTAAAAATggaaaaaatcagctattgatAAAATTCATAAAAGGAATACGAGTCCTTTTGGATCAGCCTCTGAGAGGCCTTATaagataaggaatcaatttcctacttctgaggactccaaagtccactctAAATCTGAGACTCAAAAGTGAAAAGCTCCCAAAGGCCTATAATTTCGATCTACTTCGTTTTTGTGATCATTTTTATAACAACAACTATTGACTTTTTAATATTTTCAGTGTTTCTTTGCCTCATTTTTATGTATCCGTTTACATTTGATTCAGTTTTTTTATCAAATATATCTGATCATTTTGCAGGTTGAATTTGCCCATACAAGTTATTTTCTTTAAGTTTTGAAACACCTTAGCATCTGGTCGCAAAATTGTCGGTACCTTCTTCCTGGGAAATGACTTTGTAAAGCACCTTCAGTGTCTTCTTTTAGTAAGTTAACCAAATTGAGTGGTGATTTATTTGCGTGCAAGAGATGTTAATGATGTTGCTCACACTTAAATGAATCGAACTTACGGTAGAATGTGTCTGGTTAGGAAATTACAGTTGAATGTGCCTCGTTAGGAACTTACGGTCGAATATGCTTGGTTAGTAACT is a genomic window containing:
- the LOC141711182 gene encoding TATA-box-binding protein-like: MAEQGGGGGGSQCQAVDLSKHPSGIVPTLQNIVSTVNLDCKLDLKAIALQARNAEYNPKRFAALIMRIRDPKSKALIFASGKMVCTGAKSVQQSKLAARKYARIVQKVGFSAKFKDFKIQNIVGSCDVKFPIRLEALAYSHGAFSSYEPELFPGLIYRMRQPKIVLLIFVSGKIVITGAKVREEIYTAFENIYPVLTEFRRNSQQ
- the LOC141715255 gene encoding glucan endo-1,3-beta-glucosidase 8-like, producing MNSISLKIKFVNNGIAYQNVFDANFDTLVSALKAAGYADMAIIVGEVGWPTDGDKNANMNNAYRFYNGLLPKLGTNKGTPLRPGFVEVYLFGLIDEDIKSIAPGNFERHWGIFKYDGQPKFGMDFSGKGQNKLVVPAQNVQYLPKRWCVFNPNAKDLSKLAENIDYACTFSDCTTLGYGSSCNGLDAYGNASYAFNAYFQVQNQGNLSCNFQGLAAVTTQNLSQGQCSFPIQILLSRSSGSRPFLVALLFLSVFTFFM